The proteins below come from a single Anaerobaca lacustris genomic window:
- the gatB gene encoding Asp-tRNA(Asn)/Glu-tRNA(Gln) amidotransferase subunit GatB, giving the protein MSDISYEVIVGLEIHVQLCTKTKMFCSCELSFGEEANARVCPVCLGMPGSLPVMNGQAVEYAMLAAMALNCEVAPFTKWDRKSYYYPDLPKNYQISQYDLPIGSHGYIEILPEDGQTRRIRILRAHLEEDAGKNLHTAGNFSQVDLNRAGTPLLEIVTEPDMNSPSQVRALAVELQRIMRYLGVSEGDMQKGHMRFEPNINLAITRPDGQFRTPIVEVKNLNSFRALERSVAYEVQRQLDQFLETGVTLQMGNKSTRGWNDQDEVTVLQREKEEAHDYRYFPDPDLVPVTTTPQRLDEIRSRLCELPLRRQVRYVAQYGLSDYDAGVLTAERATADFFEQTLAAGGEPKRVCNLLTQVGLKLAKDRGGDLAALGLDPAAVAHLAKMVDDGTVSATAANTILESMVATGKAPAALAEELNLIQTSDAGELEGIVDQVLAENVQAVQDVVTESKKSKKARGFLLGQVIQKTKGQANPKVVSEILERKLK; this is encoded by the coding sequence ATGAGTGACATATCGTACGAGGTGATCGTCGGCCTGGAGATTCACGTCCAGCTCTGCACGAAGACCAAGATGTTCTGCTCGTGCGAGCTGAGCTTCGGCGAAGAGGCCAATGCCCGCGTCTGCCCGGTCTGCCTGGGGATGCCGGGGTCGCTGCCCGTGATGAACGGCCAGGCGGTCGAATATGCGATGCTGGCGGCGATGGCGCTGAACTGCGAGGTCGCGCCGTTCACCAAGTGGGATCGCAAGAGCTACTACTATCCCGACCTGCCGAAGAACTACCAGATCAGCCAGTACGATCTGCCCATCGGCAGCCATGGCTATATCGAGATCCTGCCGGAGGATGGGCAGACCAGGCGAATCCGCATCCTGCGGGCCCATCTGGAAGAGGATGCCGGCAAGAACCTTCACACCGCCGGCAACTTCTCGCAGGTCGATCTGAACCGGGCGGGGACGCCGCTGCTGGAGATCGTCACCGAGCCCGACATGAACAGCCCGTCGCAGGTCCGCGCCCTGGCGGTGGAGTTGCAGCGGATCATGCGTTATCTGGGTGTCTCCGAAGGCGATATGCAAAAGGGGCACATGCGATTCGAGCCCAACATCAATCTCGCCATCACGCGACCGGACGGGCAGTTCCGAACGCCCATCGTCGAGGTCAAGAACCTCAACAGCTTCCGCGCTCTGGAACGCAGCGTCGCGTATGAGGTGCAGCGGCAACTCGACCAGTTTCTGGAGACCGGCGTGACCCTGCAAATGGGCAACAAGTCCACGCGGGGCTGGAACGACCAGGACGAGGTCACCGTGCTCCAGCGCGAGAAGGAAGAGGCTCACGACTATCGATACTTCCCCGATCCCGACCTTGTGCCTGTGACGACTACGCCGCAGCGGTTGGACGAGATTCGATCGCGCCTGTGCGAACTGCCGCTGAGAAGGCAGGTGCGATACGTCGCCCAGTATGGCCTCAGCGACTACGACGCCGGCGTCCTGACGGCCGAGCGTGCCACCGCGGACTTTTTCGAGCAGACGCTGGCGGCCGGAGGCGAGCCCAAACGAGTCTGCAACCTGCTGACCCAGGTCGGCCTGAAGCTGGCCAAAGACCGAGGAGGCGACCTGGCGGCGCTGGGCCTCGATCCGGCTGCGGTGGCCCATCTGGCGAAGATGGTGGACGACGGAACGGTCAGCGCCACTGCCGCCAATACGATTCTCGAATCCATGGTTGCGACAGGCAAGGCGCCAGCCGCACTGGCCGAGGAGCTGAACCTGATCCAGACCAGCGACGCCGGCGAGCTGGAGGGCATCGTCGATCAGGTATTGGCCGAGAACGTTCAGGCGGTCCAGGACGTAGTAACGGAAAGTAAGAAGAGCAAGAAGGCCAGGGGCTTTCTGCTCGGCCAGGTCATCCAGAAGACGAAAGGGCAGGCGAATCCGAAGGTGGTTTCGGAAATTCTCGAACGCAAGCTCAAGTGA
- a CDS encoding cupin domain-containing protein produces the protein MKLANSNDIPKKPVEVEGAKGVQMRLLIGKPDDAPTFAMRMFEVQPGGQTPLHTHPHEHEVFVVAGHGVVVCNGKTSPIGTEDVILMPGGAEHCFKNTSDVPLRFLCLVPIAAS, from the coding sequence ATGAAGCTGGCAAATAGCAACGATATCCCCAAGAAACCCGTCGAGGTTGAGGGCGCCAAGGGTGTCCAGATGCGGCTGCTGATCGGCAAGCCCGACGACGCGCCGACCTTCGCCATGCGAATGTTCGAGGTCCAGCCCGGCGGCCAAACCCCGCTGCACACGCACCCGCACGAGCACGAGGTCTTTGTTGTCGCCGGTCACGGCGTGGTGGTCTGCAACGGCAAGACGTCGCCCATCGGCACCGAAGACGTCATTCTCATGCCCGGCGGGGCCGAACACTGCTTCAAAAATACGAGCGACGTTCCTCTGCGCTTCCTCTGCCTGGTCCCGATCGCCGCCTCATGA
- a CDS encoding prepilin-type N-terminal cleavage/methylation domain-containing protein has protein sequence MGRRAAGSRAFTLIELLVVVAVIAVLMAILMPALSRAREQGKRAVCLSNVKQFGLAWVMYADDNDQKIVNACTVENTEGHNDQEEPCWLYFHDGWTDVERRIQGIQDGAMWPYVGQLKIYKCPTGIRGEVNTYAIVDCMNGAMSSIPNVPANVYIKNRSQIKRPGERMVYVDEGRTSTQSWTIFYDRASWWDSPPTRHGEGTNFSFADGHAEYWKWQDPRTAKLARREGDYGSLIALPDNPDIQRVQRAAWGRLGYEP, from the coding sequence ATGGGCAGACGAGCAGCGGGAAGCAGGGCGTTTACTCTAATTGAGCTTCTGGTGGTGGTCGCGGTCATCGCGGTGCTGATGGCGATCCTGATGCCGGCTCTCTCGCGGGCGCGCGAGCAGGGCAAGCGGGCCGTGTGCCTGAGCAACGTCAAGCAGTTCGGCCTGGCTTGGGTGATGTATGCCGACGACAACGATCAGAAGATCGTCAACGCCTGCACGGTCGAGAACACCGAGGGCCACAACGACCAGGAAGAGCCTTGCTGGCTCTATTTTCACGACGGCTGGACCGATGTGGAGCGGCGCATCCAGGGCATTCAGGACGGGGCCATGTGGCCCTACGTCGGCCAGCTCAAGATCTACAAGTGTCCCACCGGCATTCGCGGCGAGGTCAATACATACGCGATCGTTGACTGCATGAACGGGGCGATGTCGAGCATTCCGAACGTGCCGGCCAATGTCTATATCAAGAACCGCTCGCAGATCAAACGGCCGGGCGAACGCATGGTCTATGTCGACGAGGGCAGGACCAGCACGCAGAGCTGGACGATCTTCTACGACCGCGCCTCCTGGTGGGATTCGCCGCCCACGCGCCACGGCGAGGGCACCAACTTCAGCTTCGCCGACGGCCATGCCGAGTATTGGAAGTGGCAGGACCCGCGCACGGCCAAACTCGCCCGGCGCGAAGGCGATTACGGCTCTCTGATTGCGCTGCCCGACAATCCCGACATCCAGCGCGTCCAGCGCGCCGCCTGGGGTCGGCTCGGCTATGAGCCATAG
- a CDS encoding succinylglutamate desuccinylase/aspartoacylase family protein — MKPDRAKPMTQTPQKVKFSFQKIMTGSDLSRRRLPFMAIESPRRGPVVWLAGCIHGDEVTGIVTIQEVFKAVRRRKLLKGALYAFPLMNPIGFESASRNITMSREDLNRSFPGDRSGSLAERIAEKVFTTIKQTHPSLVLDLHNDWMKSIPYALLDMPPGAGHEPAYETARAIASRSGFPVVHETEASATSFSYSLLQHGIPALTFELGESYVVNETNVDYGVRSILGILSHLGMMDSTAEPFAIDMPESARGRMLKFCDKPVSSTSGIIRFIARPGDLVRKGQPVARIFNTFGKLQDTILALDDGIVLGHSDSSVAFPGAPIMAFGMIGARQSDEAPPSPADRSQEKGNA; from the coding sequence ATGAAGCCGGACAGGGCAAAGCCGATGACGCAGACCCCGCAGAAGGTGAAGTTCTCGTTTCAGAAGATCATGACCGGGTCCGATCTGTCCCGCCGGCGGCTGCCGTTCATGGCCATCGAGAGCCCAAGACGCGGCCCTGTCGTCTGGCTGGCCGGCTGCATCCACGGAGACGAGGTTACGGGCATCGTGACGATCCAGGAGGTCTTCAAGGCAGTCAGGAGGCGAAAGCTGCTCAAAGGCGCCCTCTACGCCTTCCCGCTGATGAACCCGATCGGTTTCGAATCGGCGTCGCGCAACATCACGATGAGCCGCGAGGACCTCAACCGCTCGTTTCCGGGCGACCGCAGCGGATCGCTGGCCGAGCGGATCGCCGAGAAGGTGTTCACGACGATCAAGCAGACCCATCCGAGCCTGGTTCTGGACCTGCACAACGACTGGATGAAGTCGATCCCGTACGCGCTGCTCGACATGCCTCCCGGCGCCGGGCACGAGCCGGCCTACGAAACCGCCAGGGCCATCGCGAGCCGCTCGGGCTTCCCCGTCGTCCACGAGACCGAAGCGTCCGCCACGAGCTTCTCGTACAGCCTGCTACAGCATGGCATCCCGGCCCTGACGTTTGAGTTGGGCGAGTCATACGTCGTCAACGAGACCAATGTCGATTACGGCGTTCGCTCGATCCTCGGCATCCTGTCGCACCTGGGGATGATGGACTCGACGGCCGAGCCGTTTGCGATCGATATGCCCGAATCGGCCCGCGGCCGCATGCTGAAGTTCTGCGACAAGCCGGTCAGCTCGACCAGTGGGATCATTCGCTTCATCGCCCGGCCCGGCGACCTCGTTCGCAAAGGCCAGCCGGTGGCCCGGATCTTCAACACGTTCGGCAAGCTCCAGGACACGATTCTGGCCCTGGATGATGGGATCGTCCTGGGCCATTCCGATTCGTCGGTGGCTTTCCCCGGCGCGCCGATCATGGCGTTCGGCATGATCGGCGCGCGCCAGAGCGATGAGGCGCCCCCGTCGCCGGCGGACCGGTCCCAGGAGAAGGGCAATGCCTGA
- a CDS encoding CGGC domain-containing protein codes for MPDSIDLTQKQYIVLVQCHIVKERCPGYLCEKAFHERTGGFSQYPKDKAYRMLSMTCGGCCGRAVHRKLTQFLRTIAKKEGITKEQIVVQLSSCITNDNYHAPPCPHLDYIRTVIARIGLDVRDASVVSATSEKRRREGRYHS; via the coding sequence ATGCCTGATTCAATCGACCTGACGCAGAAGCAGTACATCGTCCTTGTGCAGTGTCACATCGTCAAGGAGCGCTGCCCCGGCTACCTCTGTGAGAAGGCCTTTCACGAGCGGACCGGCGGCTTCTCACAATATCCGAAAGACAAAGCGTATCGAATGCTCTCGATGACCTGCGGTGGCTGCTGCGGTCGCGCCGTGCATCGAAAGCTCACGCAGTTCCTGCGGACGATCGCCAAGAAGGAAGGCATCACCAAAGAGCAGATCGTCGTGCAGTTGTCCTCGTGCATCACCAACGACAACTACCACGCGCCGCCGTGCCCGCACCTCGACTACATCAGGACCGTGATCGCACGGATCGGCCTCGACGTGCGGGATGCCAGCGTCGTCAGTGCCACCTCCGAAAAGCGCAGACGCGAGGGGCGATACCATTCGTGA
- the priA gene encoding replication restart helicase PriA, with translation MTRKHMTPSLFASQEPPEPAGTHVIRVALASAADTEFDYLVPDALWPVEVGRRVEVPFGRGNKPEVGFCVESDVATEKAFHGAGGKARLKRVARVLDDEPLLGPDLMELARWIGEYYVCPLGQVLAAMVPGAVKRAAGVRKQRCVYLTASPEEVAAELRSAKQKQIVNFLSEREAVTVDAAVEVDELVEAVDCRPPVVKRLAEKGIVKLAVRKVLRALPVVPESMANPEREVVLNADQQHGLERIVQQIESARFGVTLLHGVTDSGKTELYIRAIEVVVAKGKAAIVLLPEIALTAQTVQRFNARFARIAVMHSGLTAGQRNVQWQKVRAGETDVVIGARSAIFAPLPNLGIVVVDEEHEPSYKQDTVPRYHGRDVAIKRAQLAGAHCILGSATPSLESLHNSRTKSSFTLVRLPKRVMDLPMPEMKLVDMRAREAVADRLDLLSRPLVQHLTETLARKEQAILLLNRRGYSNFVFCPSCKHTLQCRNCDAALTFHKTPRTTAPMKTVTGRHMDFGYAICHHCLAKTLVPRNCPLCGKAMTMIGLGSQRLEEELAARFPEARVRRVDSDSMASRDYYRLLKEFGQGRIDILAGTQILAKGLHFPNVTLVGVVSADTCLYLPDFRSNERTFQLISQVAGRAGRSEKHGTVFVQTYFPDQPTIQFALKQDFEGFVREEMKHRETCTLPPLWRLATVVMRDETYDRLEAAANKMRLRIDDAVARHGLQVKVRGPMPAVISRIQRFHRLQIVVQAPTPAIMGKLFADLRTAPPIRPAVKIAVDIDPVNLL, from the coding sequence GTGACGAGAAAGCACATGACGCCCAGCCTGTTTGCCTCGCAGGAGCCGCCGGAGCCGGCGGGTACGCACGTCATCCGCGTGGCCCTGGCCTCGGCGGCCGACACGGAGTTCGACTACCTCGTGCCCGATGCGCTCTGGCCCGTCGAGGTGGGCCGACGCGTCGAGGTGCCGTTCGGCCGGGGCAACAAGCCCGAGGTCGGCTTCTGTGTCGAGTCCGACGTGGCGACCGAGAAGGCCTTCCATGGCGCCGGCGGGAAGGCCCGTCTCAAGCGGGTGGCCCGCGTGCTCGACGACGAGCCGCTGCTCGGGCCCGATCTGATGGAGCTGGCCCGATGGATCGGCGAGTACTACGTCTGTCCGCTGGGCCAGGTGCTGGCGGCGATGGTGCCCGGCGCGGTCAAGCGAGCCGCGGGCGTCAGGAAGCAGCGGTGCGTGTACCTGACCGCATCGCCCGAAGAGGTTGCCGCCGAGCTTCGCAGCGCCAAACAGAAACAGATCGTCAACTTTCTGAGCGAGCGGGAGGCGGTGACAGTCGATGCGGCGGTCGAGGTGGACGAACTGGTGGAGGCGGTCGATTGCCGCCCGCCTGTGGTCAAGCGCCTGGCCGAGAAGGGCATCGTCAAGCTCGCCGTGAGAAAGGTGCTCCGCGCGTTGCCCGTGGTGCCCGAATCGATGGCCAATCCCGAGCGCGAGGTCGTGCTGAACGCTGACCAGCAGCACGGGCTCGAACGGATCGTGCAGCAGATCGAATCCGCCCGCTTCGGCGTCACGCTGCTGCACGGCGTCACCGACAGCGGCAAGACCGAACTGTATATCCGCGCGATCGAAGTGGTAGTCGCCAAGGGCAAAGCGGCTATTGTGCTGCTGCCGGAGATCGCGCTGACGGCCCAGACCGTTCAGCGGTTCAATGCGCGGTTCGCGCGGATCGCGGTGATGCACTCGGGTCTGACCGCCGGCCAGCGCAACGTGCAATGGCAGAAGGTCCGCGCCGGCGAAACCGACGTGGTGATCGGGGCCCGCTCGGCAATCTTCGCGCCGCTGCCGAACCTCGGGATCGTCGTCGTCGACGAGGAGCACGAACCGAGCTACAAGCAGGACACGGTCCCTCGCTATCACGGGCGGGACGTGGCGATCAAGCGAGCGCAACTGGCGGGGGCCCACTGCATTCTCGGCAGCGCCACGCCGTCGCTGGAGAGCCTCCACAACAGCCGGACCAAATCCAGCTTCACGCTGGTCCGACTCCCCAAACGCGTGATGGATCTGCCGATGCCCGAGATGAAGCTCGTGGACATGCGGGCGCGGGAGGCCGTCGCTGACCGGCTGGACCTGCTGAGCCGGCCGCTGGTGCAGCACCTGACCGAGACGCTGGCCAGAAAGGAACAGGCGATCCTGCTGTTGAACCGGCGGGGCTACAGCAATTTCGTCTTCTGCCCGTCCTGCAAGCACACGCTGCAATGCCGCAACTGCGACGCGGCGCTGACCTTCCACAAAACGCCACGCACGACCGCGCCGATGAAGACCGTCACGGGCCGGCACATGGACTTCGGCTACGCGATCTGCCACCACTGCCTGGCCAAGACGCTGGTCCCGCGCAACTGTCCTCTGTGCGGCAAGGCGATGACGATGATCGGCCTGGGCTCGCAGCGGCTCGAAGAGGAGCTGGCGGCCAGGTTCCCGGAGGCCCGCGTTCGCCGGGTCGATAGCGACTCGATGGCCAGCCGCGACTACTACCGCCTGCTCAAGGAGTTCGGCCAGGGCCGCATCGACATTCTCGCGGGCACCCAGATCCTCGCCAAGGGCCTGCACTTCCCGAACGTCACGCTCGTCGGCGTTGTCAGCGCGGACACCTGTCTGTATTTACCGGACTTTCGCTCCAACGAGCGGACGTTCCAGTTGATCTCGCAGGTGGCCGGACGCGCCGGACGATCGGAGAAGCACGGCACCGTCTTCGTGCAGACCTACTTCCCCGACCAGCCGACGATCCAGTTTGCCCTCAAGCAGGATTTCGAGGGCTTCGTGCGCGAGGAAATGAAGCATCGCGAGACCTGCACGCTGCCTCCGCTGTGGCGGCTGGCGACGGTCGTGATGCGCGACGAGACGTACGATCGCCTGGAGGCGGCCGCCAACAAGATGCGTCTGCGAATCGACGATGCCGTCGCCCGGCACGGCTTGCAGGTGAAGGTTCGCGGGCCGATGCCCGCCGTCATCAGCCGGATTCAGCGGTTCCACCGCCTCCAGATCGTGGTCCAGGCGCCCACCCCGGCGATCATGGGTAAGTTGTTCGCCGACCTGCGGACGGCGCCGCCAATTCGGCCGGCGGTGAAAATTGCTGTTGACATCGACCCGGTGAACTTGTTATAG
- a CDS encoding ABC transporter permease, producing MARSDTASLDWEPLEAGALRLAFRGTLNAGSAERLWPEVMRKVAESRPSAVEIDAQGVEGLDAAGMALLFGVKAAQEGRDGDFRIRGLRDDLGDLMELFDPGPPVAPERGPGLLVRSVNRLGQAAHEFVTGFHSQVGFLGEIFVRLLGVLVRPSRLRWADTFLIAEKAGANAVGIVGLMGFLIGLILAFQSAVAMQKFGAEIYVADLVVISLFRELGPLITAFILASRSGSAFAAELGTMKVNEEVDALITMGVDPVRFLALPRIVAAVAVMPLLTLFNMLSGLIGCGLVMRSFGFPVATYVNAIQQAATLGDLFGGLVKTFVFGALIAGIGCLRGLQTGNSPSAVGDSATRAVVSGIVGIVLADGVFAVVYYYLGI from the coding sequence GTGGCACGTTCTGATACCGCCAGTCTGGACTGGGAACCACTCGAAGCGGGCGCGTTGCGCCTGGCCTTCAGGGGGACGCTGAACGCCGGCAGCGCCGAGCGGCTGTGGCCGGAGGTCATGCGAAAGGTCGCCGAATCGAGGCCGTCTGCCGTTGAGATTGACGCCCAGGGCGTGGAGGGCCTCGACGCGGCGGGAATGGCCCTGCTTTTCGGAGTCAAGGCCGCCCAGGAAGGCCGAGATGGGGACTTTCGCATCCGGGGGCTGCGGGATGACCTTGGTGATTTGATGGAGCTGTTCGATCCGGGCCCGCCGGTGGCGCCTGAGCGCGGCCCCGGCCTGCTGGTCCGGTCGGTCAATCGTCTCGGTCAGGCTGCCCACGAATTCGTCACGGGCTTCCATTCCCAGGTCGGTTTTCTGGGAGAGATCTTCGTTCGGCTGCTGGGCGTTCTGGTTCGTCCGAGTCGTCTGCGTTGGGCCGACACCTTCCTGATCGCCGAGAAGGCCGGGGCCAATGCCGTCGGGATTGTCGGCTTGATGGGCTTTCTGATCGGACTGATCCTGGCTTTTCAGTCGGCGGTGGCCATGCAGAAATTCGGCGCCGAAATCTACGTGGCCGATCTCGTGGTCATCTCGCTGTTCCGCGAGCTGGGCCCGCTGATCACGGCGTTCATCCTGGCCAGCCGGAGCGGGTCGGCATTTGCGGCCGAGCTGGGGACGATGAAGGTCAATGAGGAGGTGGACGCCCTCATTACGATGGGCGTGGACCCCGTGCGTTTCCTGGCCCTGCCCCGGATCGTCGCCGCCGTCGCTGTGATGCCGCTGCTGACCTTGTTCAATATGTTGTCTGGTCTGATCGGTTGCGGGTTGGTGATGCGCTCGTTCGGTTTTCCCGTCGCGACCTACGTCAACGCGATTCAGCAGGCCGCAACCTTGGGCGATCTGTTCGGCGGCTTGGTCAAGACCTTCGTCTTCGGCGCGCTGATCGCCGGCATCGGATGTCTGCGCGGCTTGCAGACCGGCAACAGTCCCAGCGCCGTCGGCGATTCGGCGACCCGCGCCGTCGTCAGCGGGATCGTGGGCATCGTCCTGGCCGACGGGGTCTTCGCCGTGGTGTATTACTACCTGGGGATATAG
- a CDS encoding ABC transporter ATP-binding protein, with translation MGLDSRPIIEVSDLTVGYDHHVILRDVVFEVRAGEVFCILGGSGCGKSTLLKHMIGLRSPMTGRILIDGTDIVTAEGRERRALLGQIGVAYQNGALFGSMSLSENICLVLEEFTRLPRAAMETVARMKMKAVGLEGAGHLMPSELSGGMRKRAAIARALTLDPKIVFLDEPSAGLDPITAAQLDELILDLSRTLKITFVIVTHELPSIFAVADRVIVLDKERQTIIARGRPKDLRDRSDDPWVRQFFSRRTSPAATKVEGQESARSSTGT, from the coding sequence ATGGGCCTCGACTCACGACCGATCATTGAAGTCAGCGATCTGACCGTGGGCTATGACCACCACGTGATTCTCCGGGACGTGGTGTTCGAGGTGCGCGCCGGCGAGGTCTTCTGCATCCTGGGCGGCTCCGGCTGCGGCAAGAGCACGCTGCTCAAGCACATGATCGGTCTGCGCTCGCCGATGACCGGACGCATCCTGATCGACGGGACTGACATCGTCACCGCTGAAGGGCGGGAGCGCCGCGCCCTGCTGGGCCAGATCGGGGTGGCCTATCAGAACGGCGCGCTGTTCGGCTCCATGAGCCTGAGCGAGAACATCTGCCTGGTCCTCGAAGAGTTTACCCGCCTGCCACGAGCGGCGATGGAGACCGTCGCCCGCATGAAGATGAAAGCCGTGGGTCTGGAAGGAGCCGGCCACCTCATGCCCTCGGAACTCAGCGGCGGTATGAGAAAACGGGCGGCCATCGCCCGCGCTCTGACCCTCGACCCGAAGATCGTCTTTCTGGATGAGCCCTCAGCCGGGTTGGACCCGATCACCGCGGCACAGCTCGACGAACTCATTCTCGATCTGTCGCGGACGCTGAAGATTACGTTCGTTATCGTGACACATGAGTTGCCCAGCATCTTTGCAGTGGCCGACCGGGTGATCGTACTCGACAAGGAGCGCCAGACGATCATCGCCCGCGGTCGGCCCAAAGACCTTCGCGACCGCAGCGACGATCCGTGGGTCCGTCAGTTTTTCAGTCGTCGGACCTCACCAGCGGCGACCAAGGTCGAAGGCCAGGAGAGTGCACGTTCGTCAACGGGGACATAG